A single region of the Pseudomonas sp. B21-023 genome encodes:
- a CDS encoding DUF4142 domain-containing protein → MSNLFLKRVGFSMVLGMASLQAMAASSDDFVDAATEAGIAEVVTGKLALDKSKDPQIKTFAQQMVTDHTQANQKLGDIARKLDISVPDEAALTDKVKKMILEWRDESFDRSYVNNQVEAHEKAVELFRKEAASSDKAELKAFAGETLPKLEEHLKHAKELQAKHGQ, encoded by the coding sequence ATGAGCAATCTGTTCCTCAAGCGGGTCGGGTTTTCCATGGTGCTGGGCATGGCGTCGCTACAGGCCATGGCCGCCTCGTCGGACGACTTCGTCGACGCCGCCACCGAGGCCGGCATCGCCGAGGTGGTGACCGGCAAGCTGGCGCTGGACAAGAGCAAGGACCCGCAAATCAAGACCTTCGCCCAGCAGATGGTCACCGATCACACACAGGCCAACCAGAAGCTCGGCGACATCGCCCGCAAACTCGACATCAGCGTGCCCGATGAAGCGGCGCTGACCGACAAGGTCAAGAAGATGATCCTGGAGTGGCGTGACGAGTCGTTCGACCGCTCCTATGTCAACAACCAGGTCGAGGCCCACGAGAAAGCCGTGGAACTGTTCAGGAAGGAGGCAGCCTCGTCCGACAAGGCCGAACTCAAGGCTTTCGCCGGCGAGACCCTGCCCAAGCTCGAAGAGCACTTGAAGCATGCCAAGGAACTACAGGCCAAGCACGGCCAGTAA
- the xth gene encoding exodeoxyribonuclease III, which translates to MKALKIATFNVNGIRSRLDNLLAWLAREQPDIVCLQELKASDAQFPGEAIEAAGYGCLHFGQASWNGVAILARASQPLEVRRGLPGMEDDGQSRYIEAAVHGVQVACLYLPNGNPQPGPKFAYKLRWFECLIAHADTLRGADHPVLLAGDFNVVPTDQDIYNPKSWLKDALLQPESRACYQRLLAQGWSDALRQLYPHERVYTFWDYFRNHWPRNAGLRIDHLLLNPALAPYLKDAGVDAWVRNEAHASDHAPVWISLGTRKRR; encoded by the coding sequence ATGAAAGCGCTGAAGATAGCCACGTTCAATGTCAACGGCATCCGCAGCCGGCTCGACAACCTGCTGGCCTGGCTGGCGCGTGAGCAGCCCGACATCGTCTGCCTGCAGGAACTCAAGGCCAGCGACGCGCAGTTTCCCGGTGAGGCCATCGAGGCTGCCGGCTACGGCTGCCTGCACTTCGGCCAGGCGTCATGGAACGGGGTCGCCATCCTCGCCCGCGCCAGCCAGCCCCTGGAGGTGCGCCGCGGCTTGCCGGGCATGGAGGATGACGGCCAGAGCCGTTATATCGAGGCGGCGGTGCACGGCGTGCAGGTGGCCTGCCTGTACCTGCCCAACGGCAACCCGCAACCGGGCCCGAAGTTTGCCTACAAGTTGCGCTGGTTCGAATGCCTGATCGCCCATGCCGACACGCTGCGCGGCGCCGATCACCCTGTGTTGCTGGCGGGGGACTTCAACGTGGTGCCCACCGACCAGGACATCTACAACCCGAAATCGTGGCTCAAGGACGCGCTGCTGCAGCCCGAGTCACGCGCCTGCTACCAGCGTTTGCTGGCGCAGGGCTGGAGCGATGCGTTGCGGCAGTTGTACCCGCACGAGCGGGTCTACACCTTCTGGGACTATTTCCGTAACCACTGGCCGCGCAACGCCGGGCTGCGCATCGACCACCTGCTGCTCAACCCGGCCCTGGCGCCTTACCTGAAGGACGCCGGGGTCGACGCCTGGGTGCGCAACGAGGCGCACGCCAGCGACCACGCGCCGGTGTGGATCAGCCTCGGCACACGCAAGCGGCGCTGA
- a CDS encoding LysR family transcriptional regulator, with the protein MLDNLALFLTIIEKGSLSAAGRERGLSPATVSERLAALEAHYGVALLTRSTRSLSLTDAGRQLAEGARRLLAEADELESRLRDGQQKISGLVRLSAPVDLGQHCIVPLLDRFLAEHPQVSIDLDLTDGYVDLVGQGIDFAIRYGTLADSSLRARPLGDNRRVVCAAPDYLHRHGTPLHPDDLAHHDCIVMRFGIHAERVWPFRLDGAAYPVGVRGRRVANSGEQVRRWALDGHGLCLKSLRDVRDDLDNGRLVEVLEDFSAGQVALQIVYAPTRVQPRRVRALMEAIIEGLR; encoded by the coding sequence ATGCTGGATAACCTGGCGTTGTTCCTGACCATCATCGAAAAAGGCAGCCTGTCGGCGGCAGGCCGCGAGCGCGGGCTGTCACCGGCCACGGTGTCCGAGCGCCTGGCGGCGCTGGAGGCACACTACGGGGTGGCGCTGCTGACCCGCAGCACCCGTTCGCTGAGCCTGACCGACGCCGGCCGGCAACTCGCCGAGGGCGCACGGCGCCTGCTGGCCGAGGCCGACGAGCTGGAAAGCCGTCTCAGAGACGGCCAGCAGAAGATCTCCGGGTTGGTGCGCCTGAGCGCGCCGGTGGACCTTGGCCAGCACTGCATCGTGCCGCTGCTCGACCGTTTCCTGGCCGAGCATCCGCAAGTCTCGATCGACCTGGACCTGACCGATGGCTACGTCGACCTGGTGGGGCAGGGCATCGACTTCGCCATCCGCTACGGCACCCTGGCCGACAGTTCCCTGCGCGCACGGCCCCTGGGCGACAACCGCCGGGTGGTGTGCGCCGCGCCCGACTACTTGCATCGCCACGGCACGCCACTGCACCCGGACGACCTGGCCCACCACGATTGCATCGTCATGCGTTTCGGCATCCACGCCGAACGGGTCTGGCCATTTCGCCTGGACGGCGCGGCTTACCCGGTCGGCGTGCGCGGGCGGCGGGTTGCCAACAGCGGCGAGCAGGTGCGCCGCTGGGCGCTGGATGGGCACGGGCTGTGCCTGAAATCGCTTCGCGATGTGCGCGACGACCTCGACAATGGCCGATTGGTCGAAGTGCTGGAGGACTTCAGCGCCGGGCAAGTGGCGCTGCAGATCGTCTACGCGCCGACGCGGGTGCAGCCACGGCGGGTGCGCGCGTTGATGGAGGCAATCATCGAAGGCCTGCGCTAG